Proteins from one Microbacterium faecale genomic window:
- a CDS encoding LysR family transcriptional regulator, whose protein sequence is MEHLEVRELRYFLAVAEELNFGRAAERLRIAQPPLSRAIRLMEQRLGVRLFERNRRGVTVTEAGLVLQREAGPALEAIAAAARRAQRAGAPERSLVLATKAGASHELLRALIDAHAKVPDSAPVELLLCEVGEQAGLLRSGAADVALMHRPFDDIVGFDTEELLTEGQVAIFPAEHPLAARAQLTLAEVQNVDDLPIARWPRLDGTYPAGPGPEVHTQSQLAQLVALGKALLVIPASSRAWQWPEHVAVPLVDAPLVTTVLAWPPSSRFRELAAFVRTAAQLGGDERRQCPLR, encoded by the coding sequence ATGGAACATCTGGAAGTGCGCGAGCTTCGGTATTTCCTTGCCGTGGCGGAGGAACTGAACTTCGGGCGTGCAGCTGAGCGTCTCCGCATCGCGCAACCGCCGCTGTCCCGTGCGATCCGTCTGATGGAGCAGCGACTCGGGGTGCGGCTGTTCGAGCGAAACCGTCGAGGCGTCACCGTGACTGAGGCGGGCCTGGTCCTCCAACGGGAGGCGGGTCCCGCACTTGAGGCGATCGCTGCTGCAGCGCGTCGCGCGCAACGGGCGGGTGCGCCAGAACGCTCGCTCGTGCTCGCGACGAAGGCCGGGGCGTCGCACGAGCTGTTACGCGCCCTGATTGATGCGCACGCCAAGGTCCCCGATTCGGCACCGGTCGAGCTGCTGCTGTGCGAGGTCGGCGAGCAGGCCGGGCTGCTCCGCTCCGGTGCCGCCGACGTCGCACTCATGCATCGTCCCTTCGATGACATCGTCGGATTCGACACCGAGGAGCTGTTGACCGAGGGGCAGGTGGCCATCTTCCCGGCGGAGCACCCTCTCGCCGCCCGCGCCCAGCTCACTCTCGCCGAGGTTCAGAACGTCGACGACCTCCCGATCGCCCGTTGGCCGCGCCTGGACGGGACCTACCCTGCCGGTCCTGGGCCGGAGGTCCACACGCAGTCGCAGCTCGCGCAGCTGGTGGCTCTCGGGAAGGCTCTGCTCGTGATCCCGGCGTCCAGTAGGGCGTGGCAATGGCCTGAGCATGTCGCCGTTCCCCTCGTCGACGCACCGCTGGTCACCACCGTGCTCGCGTGGCCGCCGAGCAGCAGGTTCCGCGAGCTCGCCGCGTTCGTTCGCACCGCGGCTCAGCTCGGAGGCGATGAGCGCCGTCAGTGCCCCCTTCGGTGA
- a CDS encoding MFS transporter: MSAVRRYLSLAVLIGAVLLLTIDATVLHLAVPALARDLDPTATQVLWIGDIYSFAIAGLLVTMGNLADRTGRKKLLMLGAAAFGIASILAAFAPTAEMLIAARLALGVAGATIMPSTLSLIRNIFTDPRERTRAIAVWSAAAASGIALGPLVGGTLLEHFWWGSVFLVNVPVIVAVIALGWWVLPESKNPSLHRLDFVSSGLSLLAIIPVVYAIKQVAGGAFGLPTVVALALSVVGGVGFVRRQRRSADPMIDIDLFRNRSFSGAVAVNFISVFAMSGVLFFFSQYLQLARGLGALDAGLAQLPAAVASMIAVTAVGFLLARLGRGRAIALALAIGATGLLAVGLVEGSEHLVWVLVAMVPLGFGIGISETLSVDAVVSAVPAEKAGAASSISETAYELGVAMGIAVLGSVVTAIYRFALPGGSPETARDSLATAVSALPEGSALDAAREAFVAAMQATTLIAAAVMLAGAAVAFFLIPSARASDRAAAAKVS; the protein is encoded by the coding sequence ATGTCCGCGGTGCGCCGCTACCTCAGCCTCGCCGTCCTCATCGGCGCAGTGCTCCTGCTCACAATCGACGCCACGGTGCTGCACCTCGCGGTGCCGGCACTCGCCCGTGACCTCGACCCGACCGCCACACAGGTGTTGTGGATCGGCGACATCTATTCGTTCGCCATCGCCGGCCTGCTCGTCACGATGGGCAACCTCGCCGACCGCACCGGACGCAAGAAGCTGCTGATGCTCGGCGCGGCTGCGTTCGGCATCGCCTCGATCCTTGCGGCCTTCGCGCCGACCGCCGAGATGCTCATCGCCGCACGCCTGGCGCTCGGGGTCGCGGGCGCGACGATCATGCCGTCGACGCTGTCTCTGATCCGCAACATCTTCACCGACCCGCGCGAGCGCACTCGCGCGATCGCCGTGTGGTCGGCGGCTGCGGCGAGCGGTATCGCTCTCGGCCCGCTCGTCGGCGGCACCCTGCTCGAGCACTTCTGGTGGGGATCCGTCTTCCTCGTCAACGTCCCCGTCATCGTCGCGGTCATCGCGCTCGGATGGTGGGTCCTGCCCGAGTCGAAGAACCCGTCGTTGCACCGCCTCGATTTCGTTTCGAGCGGCCTGTCGCTGCTCGCGATCATCCCGGTCGTCTACGCGATCAAACAGGTCGCCGGCGGAGCCTTCGGCCTCCCCACGGTCGTCGCGCTCGCGTTGAGCGTCGTGGGCGGGGTCGGATTCGTTCGTCGCCAACGCCGCAGCGCCGACCCGATGATCGACATCGATCTCTTCCGCAACCGCTCCTTCTCGGGCGCGGTTGCGGTGAACTTCATCTCTGTGTTCGCGATGAGCGGCGTGCTGTTCTTCTTCTCGCAGTACCTTCAGCTCGCGCGCGGCCTCGGTGCACTCGATGCCGGCCTCGCGCAGCTGCCCGCCGCCGTCGCGTCGATGATCGCCGTGACAGCCGTCGGGTTCCTGCTGGCGAGGCTCGGGCGCGGCAGGGCGATCGCGCTTGCCCTCGCGATCGGTGCCACGGGCCTGCTCGCCGTCGGACTCGTCGAGGGATCCGAACACCTCGTGTGGGTGCTCGTCGCGATGGTTCCGCTGGGATTCGGGATCGGCATCTCCGAGACGTTGAGCGTCGACGCCGTCGTCTCGGCGGTGCCGGCCGAGAAAGCGGGTGCCGCCTCGTCGATCTCGGAGACTGCCTACGAACTCGGGGTCGCGATGGGCATCGCGGTACTCGGATCCGTCGTCACCGCGATCTACCGATTCGCACTGCCCGGCGGCTCCCCCGAGACCGCGCGCGATTCGCTCGCGACCGCGGTCTCGGCGCTGCCCGAGGGATCCGCCCTCGATGCCGCGCGTGAGGCATTCGTCGCCGCGATGCAGGCCACGACCCTCATCGCGGCCGCCGTCATGCTCGCGGGAGCGGCAGTGGCGTTCTTCCTCATCCCGAGCGCTCGGGCGTCGGATCGGGCCGCCGCCGCTAAGGTGAGCTGA
- a CDS encoding TetR/AcrR family transcriptional regulator, which produces MGRTAGRAADDTQRNILDAAMTLVARRGSGVSIADIAAAAGVSKGGLLYHFSTKDDLLRAGARDLFETFRSRVYDQAQREPDGEPGRLNRAYIRVSFADVADEGVREIIAVAAQLMSEPTVQEMSAADGRRWRDELTADGLPESTVRLIVAATDGVSSAPLWGAVLDAADQRALESELLERTRVG; this is translated from the coding sequence ATGGGCAGAACGGCAGGGCGCGCGGCCGACGACACGCAGCGGAACATCCTCGATGCGGCGATGACGCTGGTCGCGCGTCGCGGATCCGGAGTGTCCATCGCCGACATTGCGGCGGCCGCGGGCGTGTCGAAGGGCGGCCTGCTCTATCACTTCTCGACCAAGGATGACCTGCTGCGCGCTGGCGCTCGCGACCTGTTCGAGACCTTCCGGTCGCGTGTTTACGACCAGGCACAGCGCGAACCCGACGGCGAGCCCGGGCGCCTCAACCGCGCCTACATCCGCGTCAGCTTCGCTGACGTGGCCGACGAGGGCGTGCGCGAGATCATCGCCGTCGCCGCGCAGCTCATGAGTGAGCCGACGGTCCAAGAAATGTCAGCCGCTGATGGCCGCCGTTGGCGCGACGAGCTCACCGCCGACGGCCTGCCCGAATCGACCGTGCGGCTCATCGTCGCTGCCACCGACGGCGTCTCGTCCGCCCCGCTCTGGGGGGCGGTCCTCGACGCCGCCGATCAGCGCGCCCTCGAGAGCGAGTTGCTCGAAAGGACCCGAGTCGGCTGA
- a CDS encoding ABC transporter permease, giving the protein MTVSGYDIPRAARPGARAWGQLILAETKSVIRDTAGLIIPIGMPSLLIVAQGAGASQEILPDAGGRSVFELYVLPLMLVMVVALVGVVNMPSFLATYRRGGLLKRLAATPAHPSMVLVAQVITSLVQTLVGVAIALGLSAAMFGVIGPENLLATIGVFALVCAAMYALGMIVAAISPTPNASVAIGLVLFFGIAAVGGLFGGPQNLPDPVAEIGRWLPYGAGFEAMQHAWVGETVPWQPLVALSAATVLGTACAVRLFRWSR; this is encoded by the coding sequence ATGACCGTTTCCGGATACGACATCCCTCGGGCGGCACGGCCCGGGGCGCGCGCATGGGGCCAGTTGATCCTCGCGGAGACGAAGAGTGTGATCCGCGACACCGCGGGGCTCATCATCCCGATCGGCATGCCGAGCCTGCTGATCGTCGCTCAGGGCGCGGGCGCGTCGCAGGAGATCCTGCCCGACGCAGGAGGACGCAGCGTCTTCGAGCTCTACGTCCTTCCGCTCATGCTCGTCATGGTCGTCGCGTTGGTCGGCGTCGTCAACATGCCGTCCTTTCTCGCGACCTACCGTCGCGGCGGTCTGCTCAAGCGACTCGCCGCGACGCCCGCACACCCGTCGATGGTGCTCGTGGCGCAGGTGATCACATCGCTCGTCCAGACCCTGGTCGGCGTCGCGATCGCGCTCGGCCTCTCGGCGGCCATGTTCGGCGTCATCGGGCCAGAGAATCTCCTGGCGACCATCGGTGTCTTCGCTCTCGTGTGCGCCGCGATGTACGCGCTGGGGATGATCGTGGCCGCGATCTCGCCGACCCCGAACGCCTCCGTCGCGATCGGTCTCGTCCTCTTCTTCGGTATCGCGGCCGTGGGCGGACTGTTCGGCGGTCCGCAGAACCTCCCGGATCCGGTCGCCGAGATCGGCCGCTGGCTGCCCTACGGTGCAGGATTCGAAGCGATGCAGCACGCGTGGGTCGGGGAGACGGTGCCGTGGCAACCCCTCGTCGCCCTCAGCGCCGCGACCGTCCTCGGCACGGCGTGCGCGGTCCGGCTGTTCCGGTGGAGTCGCTGA
- a CDS encoding ABC transporter ATP-binding protein — MTNSAVAVTALTRRYKRKTALDGVDLDVGAGETIGILGANGAGKSTLVETIAGLRRPSSGSVRVLGLDPLRDRARVRGVLGVQLQEAELHDDLTVAENLRLYRSFYRDGEDPRELMTLLGLEDSAKTRAQRLSGGQRQRLSVAVALVGRPRVVILDELTTGLDPEGRREIWSLVEKLQQRGVTILLVSHSMDEVERLCDRVVMLDHGRIVTEGTPAELRAETGAENLDDAFLRVRELASERKAS, encoded by the coding sequence ATGACGAATTCAGCAGTGGCGGTCACAGCTCTGACCCGCCGGTACAAGCGCAAGACCGCTCTCGACGGAGTGGATCTCGACGTCGGGGCCGGCGAGACGATCGGGATCCTCGGAGCGAACGGCGCCGGCAAGTCGACGCTCGTGGAGACGATCGCCGGGCTGCGGCGCCCATCCAGCGGATCGGTCCGAGTTCTCGGCCTGGATCCGTTGCGCGATCGGGCGCGTGTGCGCGGCGTTCTCGGCGTGCAGCTGCAGGAGGCCGAGCTGCACGACGACCTCACCGTGGCCGAGAACCTCCGCCTGTATCGCTCGTTCTACCGGGACGGCGAGGATCCGCGCGAGCTCATGACGCTCTTGGGACTCGAGGACTCGGCGAAGACGAGGGCGCAACGACTGTCCGGGGGGCAACGGCAGCGCCTGTCGGTCGCGGTCGCCCTCGTCGGTCGTCCTCGCGTCGTGATTCTCGATGAGCTCACGACCGGACTCGATCCCGAGGGGCGGCGCGAGATCTGGAGCCTCGTCGAGAAGCTTCAACAGCGCGGCGTCACGATCCTGCTCGTGAGCCATTCCATGGACGAGGTCGAACGCCTGTGCGACCGCGTCGTCATGTTGGATCACGGGCGCATCGTGACCGAGGGCACGCCCGCGGAGCTGCGAGCGGAGACGGGTGCCGAGAACCTGGATGACGCGTTCCTGCGCGTTCGGGAGCTCGCATCGGAAAGGAAGGCATCATGA
- a CDS encoding sensor histidine kinase — translation MGDRARPWLFDPDLIVVGLFGLLSIAVGAPAIVLHLQGHDVTHGPPWLWTTVYAAYIASYLATSLLTDGPRPRLTVACFLAQAVFAIASVLLIHSGLNFVNIILVFSAALSCYVLPRWATAALVVVNTVVVIITTSGLAEQAINAVFYLGVQAVSVLTVIAWIVNERSRRALAETHIELAATAALLEHSTRSEERLRISRDLHDVAGHQLTALALELEIATHHAQGAAEEHVLRARSIAKDLLDDVRATVSQLRDDDGSLQDALQSAIGDIARPTVEVVVDDDLVVDADRRTAIVRAAQEVVTNAIRHSGGARSLRIDVSRDHAHDLLTFEANDDGWARRDFALGNGLRGLRERAEQLGGRAEFSRGEDGGFRVRMTVPAT, via the coding sequence ATGGGAGACCGCGCGCGGCCATGGCTTTTCGACCCGGACCTGATCGTGGTCGGGCTGTTCGGTCTGCTCAGCATCGCGGTGGGGGCGCCCGCGATTGTGCTCCACCTTCAGGGACACGACGTCACCCACGGTCCGCCATGGCTGTGGACAACGGTGTACGCGGCCTACATCGCGTCGTACCTCGCGACGTCCCTGCTGACGGACGGCCCACGGCCCCGACTGACGGTGGCCTGTTTCCTGGCACAGGCCGTCTTCGCGATCGCGAGCGTGTTGCTGATCCACAGCGGTCTGAACTTCGTCAACATCATCCTCGTGTTCAGCGCCGCGCTGAGCTGCTATGTGCTCCCGCGATGGGCGACGGCCGCGCTGGTGGTGGTCAATACGGTCGTCGTCATCATCACCACATCCGGCTTGGCGGAACAGGCGATCAATGCGGTGTTCTACCTCGGCGTTCAGGCGGTGAGCGTCCTGACCGTCATCGCTTGGATCGTGAACGAGCGGTCGCGGCGCGCGCTGGCCGAGACGCACATCGAACTCGCGGCGACGGCGGCGCTGCTCGAGCATTCGACGCGTTCCGAAGAGCGCCTGCGCATCTCGCGAGACCTCCACGACGTGGCCGGCCACCAGCTGACCGCGCTCGCGCTGGAGCTCGAGATCGCCACCCACCACGCGCAGGGAGCGGCCGAAGAGCACGTGTTGCGCGCGAGGTCGATCGCGAAGGATCTGCTGGATGACGTGCGCGCGACCGTCTCACAGTTGCGCGACGACGACGGATCCCTGCAGGACGCCCTGCAGAGTGCGATCGGAGACATCGCCCGCCCCACTGTGGAGGTCGTTGTCGACGACGATCTCGTGGTCGACGCGGATCGCCGAACGGCGATCGTGCGCGCGGCGCAGGAGGTCGTCACCAACGCGATCCGGCATTCCGGCGGAGCGCGATCGCTGCGGATCGACGTGTCACGGGACCACGCGCACGACCTGCTCACCTTCGAAGCGAACGACGACGGGTGGGCACGGCGCGACTTCGCGCTCGGGAACGGGCTCAGGGGACTGCGGGAGCGGGCCGAGCAGCTCGGCGGCCGCGCCGAGTTCTCCCGAGGAGAAGACGGCGGCTTCCGTGTGCGGATGACGGTGCCGGCGACATGA
- a CDS encoding response regulator, translated as MTDTVRVLIVDDQNLVRQGIRGLLELSSSVTVVGEAADGDEALAMVESCAADVMLLDLRMPRRDGISTLEEMSRRGIDVPALVLTTFDDAELVLGAMRAGARGYLLKDVTLDELVQGIHALVAGNTVLQPALTARLSTSSLSSSSFDSGAAVGAALTTRETDVLRLVAGGYSNREIAEMLHLAEGTVKNYVSNLLVKLGARDRTQAVLRALQRGLIGEGSA; from the coding sequence ATGACCGACACCGTACGTGTGCTCATCGTCGACGACCAGAACCTGGTGCGTCAGGGGATCCGCGGGCTGCTCGAGCTGAGCAGTTCCGTCACGGTCGTCGGCGAAGCGGCCGATGGCGACGAGGCGCTCGCGATGGTCGAGAGCTGCGCCGCGGACGTGATGCTCCTCGACCTGCGCATGCCGCGCCGCGACGGGATCAGCACCCTGGAGGAGATGTCGAGGCGCGGCATCGATGTGCCGGCCCTCGTGCTGACGACGTTCGATGACGCTGAGCTTGTGCTCGGCGCTATGCGCGCGGGAGCTCGCGGGTATCTGTTGAAGGATGTCACCCTGGACGAGCTCGTCCAAGGGATCCACGCGCTCGTGGCGGGAAACACGGTGCTGCAGCCCGCGCTCACCGCGCGCCTGTCCACGTCATCGCTGTCGTCGAGTTCGTTCGATTCCGGCGCCGCGGTCGGCGCTGCTTTGACGACGCGCGAAACCGACGTGCTGCGCCTCGTCGCCGGTGGGTACAGCAATCGCGAGATCGCCGAGATGCTGCACCTGGCCGAGGGCACGGTGAAGAACTATGTCTCGAATCTCCTGGTCAAGCTCGGTGCCCGCGACCGCACGCAGGCGGTGCTGCGCGCCCTGCAGCGCGGCCTGATCGGCGAGGGATCCGCGTGA
- a CDS encoding FAD-binding oxidoreductase, with translation MSIVARQNLGRLADVIRGRIWFPGDPDFDRAHRPWNLAVEQAVHAVVEAADAEDVADLVAFARDNGLEVATQPSGHGATGRATGAILLRTTLLDTITVDAEAMTATIGAGVRSGDLQRAAAAHGLTALPGSSPVVTVVGAALGGGLSWFGRAFGWIADSILAADVVMADGTARHVSAESDPEMLWALRGGGGDLVIVTSLQLRLRPAPALFGGRQLWSASHATQVAQAYRTMTATAPESLTLWLELLHFPGGEPMIAIDSTYLGDAGEARDLMSATDALPAPLSDTRAAMSVAEIGTITAEPTDPGPGQSRGELLTRLDESDLAALLSDPIAPLMTVQIRHLGGALASPSDSPHGALGEPYAVYLFGVPATAQLVDQIAAKQASVAGALPTSGRKPMTFLNPSETLSDALAPGAIGRLARLKDAVDPDGRIRGNLGIRDAAV, from the coding sequence ATGTCCATTGTTGCCCGTCAGAACCTCGGTCGTCTCGCCGACGTCATCCGCGGTCGCATCTGGTTCCCCGGCGACCCCGACTTCGACCGCGCGCACCGCCCGTGGAACCTCGCCGTCGAGCAGGCGGTGCACGCGGTCGTGGAGGCCGCCGACGCGGAGGACGTGGCCGACCTCGTCGCGTTCGCGCGCGACAACGGCCTCGAGGTCGCCACGCAGCCCAGCGGCCACGGCGCAACCGGACGCGCCACCGGTGCGATCCTCCTGCGCACCACGCTCCTCGACACGATCACGGTCGACGCGGAGGCGATGACCGCCACGATCGGCGCCGGCGTGCGTTCAGGTGACCTGCAGCGGGCGGCCGCGGCGCACGGACTGACCGCACTGCCCGGCAGCTCGCCGGTCGTCACCGTCGTCGGCGCCGCTCTCGGCGGCGGCCTGAGCTGGTTCGGGCGCGCCTTCGGGTGGATCGCGGACAGCATCCTCGCCGCCGACGTCGTGATGGCCGACGGCACCGCGCGGCACGTCAGCGCGGAGTCGGATCCCGAGATGCTGTGGGCGTTGCGCGGAGGCGGAGGCGACCTCGTCATCGTGACCTCCCTCCAGCTCCGCCTTCGCCCCGCGCCGGCGCTCTTCGGTGGACGTCAGCTCTGGTCCGCGTCGCACGCCACCCAGGTCGCGCAGGCGTATCGCACGATGACGGCGACCGCTCCCGAGTCACTGACGCTCTGGCTCGAGCTGCTCCATTTCCCCGGAGGCGAACCGATGATCGCCATCGATTCGACCTATCTGGGCGACGCCGGCGAGGCCCGCGATCTCATGAGCGCGACCGACGCTCTCCCGGCACCACTCTCGGATACGCGCGCCGCCATGAGCGTGGCTGAGATCGGCACGATCACCGCGGAGCCGACCGATCCGGGGCCCGGCCAGTCGCGCGGCGAGCTGCTCACCCGCCTGGACGAGTCGGACCTCGCTGCGCTCCTCTCCGATCCGATCGCCCCGCTGATGACGGTGCAGATTCGCCATCTCGGCGGTGCGCTCGCGAGCCCGAGCGACAGCCCGCACGGGGCGCTCGGCGAGCCCTACGCCGTGTACCTGTTCGGCGTGCCAGCCACCGCGCAGCTCGTCGACCAGATCGCCGCGAAGCAGGCGAGCGTGGCCGGCGCCCTCCCCACGAGCGGTCGGAAGCCGATGACCTTCCTGAATCCCTCTGAGACACTGTCCGATGCGCTCGCACCGGGGGCCATCGGGCGGCTCGCGCGTCTCAAGGACGCCGTGGACCCCGACGGGCGGATCCGGGGGAACCTCGGGATCCGAGACGCGGCGGTGTGA
- a CDS encoding sigma-70 family RNA polymerase sigma factor, which produces MMVQTPQPRAIDDVAARFMAHRPRLYAIAHRTLGSPWQADDAVQETWLRLQRADVGAIESLEAWLTTVVSRVCIDLIRQQVRRREDSEDVIDQARPAVSAPVSADPSDAAMRVDDLAVAMQVVLDTLGPLERLALVLHDVFALSYDDIAPIVERTPVAARQLASRARARLRRVDVSQIRQRRNEAIGAFLDAARHGDFGGLLQLLDPEIELRGDVTAVELAAQGADDGAPLLGHRIRGGDAVARVFAGRAELTRPVLIDGVPAAAYAADGTVHAVYLVTFDRDRIARIDVLADPERLRALRVDGG; this is translated from the coding sequence ATGATGGTCCAGACGCCGCAGCCGCGCGCGATCGATGACGTCGCAGCACGATTCATGGCCCACCGGCCGCGCCTGTACGCGATCGCGCACCGCACCCTCGGTTCCCCGTGGCAGGCCGACGACGCCGTCCAGGAGACGTGGCTGCGGCTGCAGCGTGCCGACGTCGGCGCGATCGAGTCCCTCGAGGCCTGGCTGACGACGGTCGTCTCGCGCGTGTGCATCGACCTGATCCGTCAGCAGGTGCGACGCCGCGAGGATTCCGAAGACGTGATCGACCAGGCGCGCCCGGCCGTGAGCGCGCCCGTGAGCGCGGATCCGTCGGACGCCGCCATGCGTGTGGACGATCTCGCGGTCGCGATGCAGGTCGTCCTCGACACGCTTGGGCCGCTCGAACGCCTCGCGCTCGTGCTGCATGACGTGTTCGCGCTGTCGTATGACGACATCGCGCCAATCGTCGAGCGGACCCCGGTCGCCGCGCGGCAGCTCGCCTCACGCGCGCGAGCGCGCCTTCGCCGCGTGGACGTCAGCCAGATCCGGCAGCGTCGGAACGAGGCCATCGGCGCGTTCCTCGACGCGGCGCGCCACGGCGACTTCGGTGGGCTGCTTCAGTTGCTCGACCCAGAGATCGAACTGCGCGGCGACGTCACCGCGGTCGAGCTCGCCGCGCAGGGAGCCGACGACGGCGCACCGCTCCTGGGCCACCGGATCCGCGGGGGAGACGCTGTCGCACGCGTCTTCGCCGGCCGCGCGGAACTCACGCGACCCGTGCTCATCGACGGTGTCCCCGCCGCGGCGTATGCGGCGGACGGGACGGTGCACGCTGTCTACCTGGTCACCTTCGATCGCGACCGGATCGCCCGGATCGACGTCCTGGCCGACCCCGAGCGTCTGCGCGCGCTGCGCGTCGACGGAGGCTGA
- a CDS encoding inositol monophosphatase family protein: MSGTLAEELLVIARGAARAGALILDDSVGAHVSVTAKSELGDVVTDVDRRAERTIRSYINARRPDDAITGEEYDATGDGAATYRWSIDPLDGTSNFVAGIPYFGSSVAVQETASGSWVAGAVNAPALRQEYYARAGAGAWLTSRGSTVNLAGADTSSGAILFGTGFSYSREMRARQFTDLPLYMEHFTDVRSVGSAALGLCMAAEGSTSAFVETDLYEFDWAAGALIAEEAGLTVVRPRSHRGGIWAHSPHVPLTILDAPHVG, encoded by the coding sequence ATGTCAGGGACACTCGCGGAGGAACTGCTCGTGATTGCGCGCGGCGCGGCTCGGGCTGGGGCTCTGATACTTGACGACTCCGTCGGCGCACACGTCAGCGTCACGGCGAAGAGCGAGCTCGGGGACGTGGTGACCGACGTCGACAGGCGCGCCGAGCGGACGATCCGCAGCTATATCAACGCGCGTCGACCAGATGATGCGATCACCGGCGAGGAGTACGATGCGACGGGCGACGGCGCGGCAACCTACCGATGGTCGATCGACCCGCTCGACGGAACGTCGAACTTCGTCGCGGGCATCCCCTATTTCGGCTCGTCGGTAGCCGTACAGGAAACCGCGTCTGGAAGCTGGGTCGCCGGGGCCGTGAACGCTCCGGCTCTCCGCCAGGAGTATTACGCTCGCGCCGGCGCGGGTGCGTGGCTCACATCCAGGGGCAGCACCGTGAATCTGGCGGGCGCAGACACCAGCTCCGGCGCCATCCTGTTCGGCACAGGGTTCTCATACAGCCGCGAAATGCGCGCCCGGCAATTCACCGATCTTCCTCTGTACATGGAACATTTCACCGATGTGCGGAGCGTTGGTTCCGCCGCCCTCGGCCTCTGCATGGCCGCAGAGGGCTCGACGAGCGCATTCGTCGAAACCGATCTCTACGAGTTCGACTGGGCGGCCGGCGCCCTGATCGCCGAGGAGGCAGGACTGACGGTGGTGCGTCCACGGTCTCATCGCGGCGGCATCTGGGCCCATTCCCCGCACGTTCCGCTGACCATTCTGGACGCACCTCATGTCGGCTGA
- a CDS encoding BtpA/SgcQ family protein: MTNWLPDVFPSPKPVVGMLHLSALPGDPGYDSAAGVSAIVDRAKRELDALQSGGVDGVLISNEFSLPYLTDTERITSVTMARVIGELGHDLAVPFGVNVLWDSRASIDLAVATDAAFVREIFTGVYASDFGLWNTNVGEVSRHRHRIGAANVKLFFNIVPESAAYLAQRDLSAIARSTVFATLPDALCVSGLTAGAPTDTQSVSVVKQAAGDVPVFVNTGVKAENVADQLSVADGAIVGTFFKRDGKFENSADLSRVETLMAAARSYRVGIAA; this comes from the coding sequence ATGACCAACTGGCTGCCCGATGTCTTCCCGTCGCCGAAACCCGTCGTAGGGATGCTTCATCTCTCTGCGCTTCCCGGCGATCCAGGCTACGACTCCGCGGCCGGTGTCTCCGCGATCGTCGATCGTGCCAAGCGCGAACTGGATGCCTTGCAGAGCGGAGGTGTCGATGGCGTACTGATCTCGAACGAATTCAGCCTCCCCTACCTCACCGACACCGAACGGATCACATCCGTGACGATGGCCCGTGTGATCGGAGAGCTGGGCCATGACCTCGCGGTGCCGTTCGGGGTGAACGTCCTCTGGGATTCCCGTGCATCGATCGACCTCGCTGTCGCGACGGACGCTGCGTTCGTGCGTGAGATCTTCACCGGCGTGTACGCGAGTGACTTCGGTTTGTGGAACACCAACGTCGGTGAGGTTTCGCGTCATCGTCATCGCATCGGAGCAGCGAACGTGAAATTGTTCTTCAACATCGTTCCGGAGTCCGCCGCATACCTCGCCCAGCGCGACCTCTCAGCGATCGCGCGCTCGACGGTCTTCGCGACGCTCCCTGACGCCCTGTGCGTCTCGGGCCTCACTGCCGGCGCTCCGACCGATACGCAGTCGGTGTCTGTCGTGAAGCAGGCTGCCGGCGACGTTCCCGTCTTCGTCAATACCGGCGTGAAGGCAGAGAACGTGGCTGACCAGCTCTCCGTCGCCGACGGTGCGATCGTCGGCACCTTCTTCAAGAGGGACGGAAAATTCGAGAACTCCGCCGATCTGTCACGCGTCGAAACACTCATGGCGGCGGCGCGGTCGTACCGCGTCGGGATCGCGGCGTAA